In Candidatus Epulonipiscium sp., a single window of DNA contains:
- the serC gene encoding 3-phosphoserine/phosphohydroxythreonine transaminase, producing MNRVFNFSAGPSMLPLEALKRAQEELVCYKDAGMSVMEMSHRSKAYEAIINEAEAVLRDIMNIPQNYKVLFLQGGASSQFAMVPLNLFRKSKKADYVNTGMWSKKAIAEAKRYGTINVVATSEDSTFNYIPELDKNTFSLDADYFYITTNNTIYGTRYTDLPDTGNIPLVADMSSNILSEVYDINKFGIIFAGAQKNMGPAGLTVVIIREDLIGHAMDITPTMFNYQTHADNASMFNTPPTYSIYIAKLVFEWVKAMGGVSAMEKINEEKAGLIYELLDNSNFYRGTVVPKDRSLMNIPFVTHSDELDAKFVKEATKKGLVNLKGHRSVGGMRASIYNAMPIEGVKALVDFMKTFEMENR from the coding sequence ATGAATAGAGTGTTTAATTTTTCAGCAGGGCCTTCAATGTTGCCTTTAGAAGCTTTAAAAAGGGCACAGGAGGAATTGGTTTGTTATAAAGATGCAGGAATGTCAGTAATGGAAATGAGCCACCGTTCAAAAGCTTATGAAGCTATTATTAATGAAGCTGAAGCGGTACTTAGGGATATTATGAACATTCCTCAAAATTACAAGGTTCTGTTCTTGCAGGGGGGAGCTTCTAGTCAATTTGCCATGGTTCCCCTAAATCTTTTTAGGAAGAGTAAAAAAGCAGATTATGTAAATACAGGGATGTGGTCTAAGAAAGCTATAGCTGAAGCAAAAAGATATGGAACTATAAATGTAGTTGCAACTTCTGAAGATTCAACCTTTAATTATATTCCAGAGTTAGATAAAAATACTTTTTCACTGGATGCAGATTATTTTTACATAACAACCAATAATACAATTTATGGAACAAGGTATACTGACTTACCTGATACAGGAAATATTCCTTTGGTTGCAGATATGTCATCAAATATTTTATCAGAAGTATACGATATAAATAAATTTGGAATAATTTTTGCAGGAGCACAAAAGAACATGGGACCTGCAGGTCTTACTGTTGTTATTATTCGTGAGGATTTAATTGGTCATGCTATGGATATTACTCCTACCATGTTCAATTATCAAACCCATGCGGATAATGCTTCAATGTTTAATACACCGCCTACATATAGTATTTATATTGCAAAACTGGTTTTTGAGTGGGTTAAAGCAATGGGCGGCGTATCAGCTATGGAAAAAATAAATGAAGAAAAAGCTGGACTTATTTATGAGTTACTAGATAATTCTAACTTTTACAGAGGAACAGTTGTTCCTAAGGACCGCTCCTTAATGAATATACCTTTTGTAACCCATTCCGATGAATTAGATGCAAAATTTGTAAAAGAGGCTACTAAAAAAGGTTTAGTTAATTTAAAAGGTCATAGAAGTGTTGGAGGAATGCGTGCAAGTATTTATAATGCTATGCCCATAGAAGGAGTTAAGGCTTTAGTTGATTTTATGAAAACATTTGAAATGGAAAATCGATAG
- the carB gene encoding carbamoyl-phosphate synthase large subunit, with product MPKNIELKKVMVIGSGPIIIGQAAEFDYAGTQACKALKEENIKVILVNSNPATIMTDENMADKVYIQPLDVEAFSYIIKKERPDGLLPTLGGQTGLNLAVELKEAGILDQYSVKLLGTSLEAIQNAEDRKKFKKLMTKINEPIPKSKIVSSMEEGIEFAKEIGFPIIVRPAYTLGGTGGGIANTIEELEKILHSGLIYSRIHQVLLEQSVAGWKEIEYEVLRDSNDTCIIICNMENLDPVGIHTGDSIVVAPSQTLRKEEVYMLKNSAIKIIRALKIEGGCNVQFALNPLSMEYVVIEVNPRVSRSSALASKASGYPIAKISAKIAIGLHLHEIPNYVTGKTKASFEPAMDYIVTKIPKWPFDKFGYADRLLGTQMKATGEVMAIDRNFESSFLKAVISLEGKGTGLRKKGLSSKTDFEILNKLSIADDQRIFVVAEALRRDMGIDIVYNITKIDKWFLYKINHIVEIEKRLQNEPFTVELLKEAEEMGFTDIEIQDLSKQPLSMLDTLRRAHNMYPVYKMVDTCGGEFESNTPYYYSTYEQEDENIISKKEKIIVIGSGPIRIGQGIEFDYCSVHAVWGIEEAGYQSIIINNNPETVSTDFDTAGKLYFEPLFIEDVYNVIRKEMPKGVIVQFGGQTAINLAPKLLKRGVQILGTSVDSIDVAEDRKLFEQLLRELDIPQPKGYAVINMEEAIKVAKKIGYPVLVRPSYVIGGRAMQVVYSESELRGYVKEAASLSTEHPILIDEYIEGKEVEVDAISDREDILIPGIMEHVERTGVHSGDSICVYPPQNLSQNIIKIITQYTKKIAKALQVIGLMNIQFVVKDEKVYVIEVNPRASRTVPILSKATKIPMVNVAVKVILGERLKELGFGVGLYKNNNLVAVKAPVFSFQKLNNVDVALTPEMKSTGEVLGVDSSYEKALIKAFKGAGYTFPDGGNVFVSLNEKDKKEAFEILETLKGLGFELAGSEGTARYFSEKGLKIKVLSLNKFDEIYNAMKNKTITMVINTPTLGKNPNKNGFKIRNAAQQINIPCFTSLDTVGAYIKAYKTYNEKQFLTYETMNYYI from the coding sequence ATGCCCAAGAATATTGAACTTAAAAAAGTAATGGTAATTGGTTCAGGTCCAATTATAATAGGTCAGGCTGCAGAATTTGATTACGCAGGAACCCAGGCCTGTAAGGCATTAAAAGAAGAAAACATAAAGGTTATATTAGTAAATAGTAATCCCGCCACAATTATGACCGATGAGAATATGGCAGATAAAGTATATATACAACCTTTAGATGTAGAAGCATTTTCTTATATAATAAAAAAAGAAAGACCGGATGGACTTCTTCCTACATTAGGCGGTCAGACAGGATTAAATCTTGCGGTGGAACTAAAAGAGGCAGGAATATTGGATCAATACAGTGTAAAATTATTGGGGACTTCCTTAGAAGCAATTCAAAACGCAGAGGATAGGAAGAAGTTCAAAAAATTAATGACAAAAATCAATGAGCCTATTCCTAAAAGCAAGATTGTATCTTCTATGGAAGAAGGGATTGAATTTGCTAAGGAAATAGGATTCCCTATTATTGTAAGACCTGCATATACCCTAGGTGGAACCGGTGGTGGAATCGCCAATACTATAGAGGAACTAGAAAAAATACTTCATAGCGGCTTGATTTATAGTAGAATTCATCAGGTGCTCTTAGAACAAAGCGTTGCTGGTTGGAAGGAAATCGAATACGAAGTTTTGAGGGATAGCAATGATACTTGTATTATTATATGTAATATGGAAAATCTTGATCCCGTAGGGATACACACAGGAGATAGTATTGTTGTTGCCCCTTCTCAGACCCTAAGAAAAGAAGAAGTATATATGCTTAAAAATTCTGCTATCAAAATAATAAGGGCCCTTAAAATAGAGGGAGGATGTAATGTGCAATTTGCTCTTAATCCCCTTAGCATGGAATATGTAGTCATAGAAGTTAATCCTAGGGTAAGTCGTTCTTCGGCTCTAGCTTCTAAGGCTTCTGGATATCCTATTGCAAAGATCTCTGCAAAGATAGCTATTGGGCTACATCTTCATGAGATACCAAATTATGTTACAGGTAAAACCAAGGCCTCTTTTGAACCTGCCATGGATTATATAGTAACTAAGATTCCAAAATGGCCCTTTGATAAATTTGGATATGCCGATAGATTGTTGGGAACCCAAATGAAAGCAACAGGGGAAGTTATGGCCATTGATAGGAATTTTGAAAGTTCGTTTTTAAAAGCAGTGATTTCCCTTGAAGGAAAAGGTACGGGTCTAAGAAAAAAAGGTTTAAGTTCAAAAACCGACTTTGAAATTCTAAACAAACTCAGCATAGCTGACGATCAGAGGATTTTTGTAGTGGCTGAAGCCTTAAGAAGAGATATGGGTATAGATATTGTTTACAATATTACTAAGATTGATAAATGGTTTTTATATAAGATAAATCATATAGTCGAAATTGAAAAAAGACTTCAAAATGAACCTTTTACTGTAGAGTTATTAAAAGAAGCAGAAGAAATGGGTTTTACCGATATCGAGATTCAGGATTTATCCAAACAGCCTCTTTCCATGTTGGATACCTTAAGAAGAGCCCACAATATGTATCCGGTTTATAAAATGGTAGACACTTGTGGAGGGGAATTTGAATCTAATACCCCTTACTATTATTCCACCTACGAACAGGAAGACGAAAATATAATAAGCAAAAAAGAAAAAATTATTGTTATAGGTTCGGGGCCCATTAGAATAGGACAGGGTATCGAATTTGACTATTGTTCCGTTCATGCAGTTTGGGGAATAGAAGAGGCAGGATATCAATCAATAATTATTAACAATAATCCAGAAACCGTAAGTACAGATTTTGATACGGCAGGGAAACTTTATTTTGAACCCCTATTTATCGAGGATGTATATAACGTTATAAGAAAAGAAATGCCAAAGGGTGTTATTGTTCAATTTGGGGGGCAAACAGCAATCAATCTAGCCCCCAAATTATTAAAACGGGGGGTACAAATACTAGGTACTTCTGTAGACTCTATTGACGTGGCAGAAGATAGAAAATTATTTGAACAGCTACTTCGGGAACTAGATATTCCTCAACCTAAGGGCTATGCTGTAATCAATATGGAAGAAGCAATAAAAGTAGCAAAAAAGATTGGATATCCCGTGTTAGTAAGGCCTTCCTATGTTATTGGAGGAAGGGCAATGCAGGTGGTATATTCCGAAAGCGAGTTAAGAGGATATGTAAAAGAAGCAGCCTCCCTCTCAACGGAACACCCTATTTTAATAGATGAATATATAGAAGGAAAAGAAGTAGAAGTTGATGCGATTTCTGATAGAGAAGATATATTAATACCGGGTATTATGGAACATGTTGAAAGAACGGGGGTTCATTCAGGGGATAGCATTTGTGTCTACCCACCTCAGAATCTTTCACAAAATATAATCAAGATCATAACCCAATATACTAAAAAAATAGCTAAGGCATTGCAAGTAATAGGACTTATGAACATTCAGTTTGTCGTAAAAGATGAAAAAGTATATGTAATAGAAGTTAATCCGAGGGCCTCAAGGACTGTACCCATCTTAAGCAAGGCAACAAAAATCCCTATGGTAAATGTTGCAGTAAAAGTTATCTTAGGAGAAAGATTAAAGGAACTTGGATTTGGAGTAGGATTATATAAAAATAATAATCTTGTAGCTGTAAAGGCTCCTGTATTTTCATTTCAAAAACTCAATAATGTTGATGTGGCCTTAACTCCAGAGATGAAGTCCACAGGTGAAGTTTTGGGAGTAGATTCTAGTTATGAAAAGGCCTTGATAAAGGCATTCAAAGGGGCAGGTTATACCTTCCCAGATGGGGGGAATGTATTCGTATCTCTAAATGAGAAGGATAAAAAAGAGGCATTTGAAATTTTAGAAACCTTAAAAGGATTGGGATTTGAGCTTGCAGGAAGTGAAGGGACAGCAAGGTATTTCTCAGAGAAAGGGTTAAAAATAAAAGTCCTTTCACTGAATAAATTTGATGAAATTTATAATGCAATGAAAAACAAAACTATAACTATGGTCATTAACACACCTACATTAGGTAAAAATCCAAATAAAAATGGATTCAAGATTAGAAATGCTGCCCAACAAATAAATATCCCTTGTTTTACATCCTTAGATACGGTAGGAGCATATATTAAGGCTTATAAAACATATAATGAAAAACAGTTCCTAACATATGAAACAATGAATTATTACATATAA
- a CDS encoding PLP-dependent aminotransferase family protein yields the protein MNHFVSIQLDKNRKTPLYQQLGDALYEFIQNGILKPNMKLPTIRKLASQLKINNVTVVNAYKYLENKGIVYAQMGSGTYVSPLPLEALSSPIIQEPNKDIQLKQITMTKNTINFASISPTTDMFPVDDFKLVLNEVLDRDRGDAFSYQESQGYDRLREAIGDYLENYGIHATQDKIQIISGAQQGIDILSKALLQFGDTLFVEKPTYHGAIAAFQSRGARIVEVPLESDGMDTSILEDYLKLYHPKFIYIMPYYQNPTGYSYSLKKKRIILDLAEKYNIYIIEDDYLSDLNYSKQPNIPLKALDHRNRVIYIKSFSKILMPGLRLGFLVVPKTLLDYILSAKHTTDISTSSFIQRVFDLYLRKELWKKHIGKICDIYEKRYNTLTNSLDNYLKDYMTYTPPQGGLSIWVKFKEEISVSSLCDLLLSRDVILTPGSLFSITQDSFSSIRISFAAVDEEQIEKGVKKIKDVIENMINVPASITPLL from the coding sequence ATGAATCATTTTGTATCGATACAGTTAGATAAAAATAGAAAGACCCCTCTTTATCAACAACTAGGGGATGCTTTATATGAATTTATTCAAAATGGCATCTTAAAGCCCAATATGAAACTTCCTACTATCCGTAAGCTTGCATCACAGCTTAAAATTAATAATGTAACCGTGGTTAATGCATATAAATATTTAGAAAACAAGGGAATAGTATATGCCCAGATGGGGAGCGGCACTTATGTTTCTCCCCTTCCTTTAGAGGCATTATCCTCTCCTATTATTCAAGAACCCAATAAGGATATTCAATTAAAACAGATTACTATGACTAAAAATACTATTAATTTTGCTAGTATTTCTCCTACCACCGATATGTTTCCCGTGGATGATTTTAAATTAGTGTTAAATGAAGTCCTTGATAGGGATAGGGGAGATGCATTTAGTTACCAAGAAAGTCAAGGATATGATAGACTCCGGGAAGCTATAGGGGATTATCTGGAGAACTATGGAATACACGCTACCCAAGATAAAATCCAAATAATTTCAGGGGCACAACAAGGTATAGATATACTCTCTAAGGCATTGCTACAATTTGGAGATACCTTATTTGTTGAAAAACCAACTTATCATGGGGCTATTGCTGCTTTTCAAAGTCGTGGAGCGCGGATAGTAGAGGTGCCTTTAGAATCCGATGGAATGGATACTTCTATCCTAGAAGACTATCTAAAACTTTATCACCCTAAATTTATATATATAATGCCTTATTATCAAAATCCTACAGGATATTCTTATTCATTAAAAAAGAAACGAATTATCCTAGATTTGGCTGAAAAATATAATATCTATATCATCGAGGACGATTATTTAAGTGATTTAAATTACTCAAAACAGCCTAATATCCCCCTAAAGGCTTTGGACCATAGAAATCGGGTTATCTATATTAAAAGTTTTTCGAAAATCCTAATGCCGGGGTTACGTTTGGGTTTTTTGGTTGTTCCTAAAACACTATTAGATTATATCCTATCCGCTAAACATACAACCGATATTTCAACCTCTAGTTTTATCCAAAGGGTTTTTGATTTATACCTTAGAAAAGAACTATGGAAAAAACATATTGGAAAAATATGCGATATTTATGAAAAAAGATATAACACCCTAACTAACTCTTTGGATAATTACCTAAAGGATTATATGACTTATACTCCTCCCCAAGGTGGATTAAGTATATGGGTTAAATTCAAGGAAGAAATCTCTGTAAGTTCCCTATGTGACTTGTTACTATCAAGAGATGTTATTCTTACTCCCGGTTCTTTATTTTCCATTACACAGGATTCATTTTCCTCCATAAGAATTAGTTTTGCGGCTGTGGATGAGGAACAGATTGAAAAAGGAGTCAAAAAAATAAAAGATGTAATAGAAAATATGATAAATGTACCGGCTTCTATTACACCTCTTCTTTAA
- a CDS encoding sensor histidine kinase: protein MKELSLHILDIVENSIRAEATSINVKIEEDIHNNRFIFLVEDNGKGMDEEFVKVVKNPFKTTRTTRKVGLGISLLEEACKRCNGNLEIISSKGGGTKIRAVMMYNHIDRAPLGDITSTITNLIMSNPDVEFVYEHKYNDELFLIDTKEIKNILDGVPISDISIILWLKDYINQGLIEIRRRP from the coding sequence ATGAAGGAGTTATCCCTGCATATCTTGGATATTGTAGAAAATAGCATTAGGGCAGAGGCGACAAGTATTAATGTAAAGATTGAAGAGGATATCCATAATAATAGATTTATATTTCTTGTTGAGGATAATGGTAAAGGGATGGATGAAGAGTTTGTAAAAGTAGTAAAAAATCCTTTTAAAACTACTCGGACAACAAGGAAAGTAGGCCTTGGAATTTCTCTTTTAGAGGAGGCCTGTAAAAGATGCAATGGTAATCTCGAAATAATAAGTTCCAAGGGAGGGGGGACAAAAATTAGGGCGGTAATGATGTATAATCATATAGATAGAGCGCCTTTAGGGGATATTACCAGTACTATAACGAATCTAATTATGTCTAATCCAGATGTGGAATTTGTCTATGAGCATAAGTACAATGATGAATTATTTTTAATTGATACCAAGGAGATAAAAAACATTTTAGACGGAGTTCCTATTAGCGATATATCTATTATTCTTTGGCTTAAAGATTACATAAATCAGGGTTTGATAGAAATTAGACGAAGACCATAA
- a CDS encoding phosphoglycerate dehydrogenase translates to MFKIKTLNNIAEVGLELLPKDTYEVSTEGNNPDGILVRSAKMHDMELPASLKAIARAGAGVNNIPVDICSEKGIVVFNTPGANANGVKELALAGLLISSRKIVDGINWTKSLKGKNDEVPKLVEKGKGGFAGPELLGKKLGVIGLGAIGVLVANAAKSLGMDVQGYDPYISIDAAWGLSRSVHRACSLDTLLSECDYITIHVPLMDATKYMLNKETFALMKRGVRLLNFSRGELVNNADLKEAIKEGIVSCYVTDFPSEDLIDIENIITIPHLGASTPESEDNCAIMAAKQMKNYLEHGNIKNSVNFPDCEMPRSTNNRTVVAHKNVPNMVGQVTTTLANAGVNIMDMMNKSKKDWAYTMIDSDKKVSDEIVEKLKAINGILSVRTL, encoded by the coding sequence ATGTTTAAAATAAAGACTTTAAATAATATAGCAGAAGTGGGGTTAGAACTGTTACCTAAGGATACCTATGAAGTTTCTACCGAGGGTAATAACCCTGATGGGATTTTAGTTAGAAGTGCTAAAATGCATGATATGGAATTACCTGCTTCACTTAAAGCAATAGCAAGGGCAGGGGCAGGGGTTAATAATATTCCTGTGGATATTTGCTCAGAAAAAGGCATAGTTGTATTTAATACTCCAGGAGCTAACGCCAATGGAGTTAAGGAATTAGCATTAGCGGGGCTTCTTATTTCATCTAGGAAGATTGTTGATGGGATTAATTGGACCAAAAGTTTAAAGGGCAAAAACGATGAAGTACCCAAGTTAGTGGAAAAGGGCAAGGGAGGATTTGCAGGTCCCGAATTATTAGGTAAAAAGTTAGGAGTAATAGGTTTAGGAGCTATTGGGGTATTAGTAGCCAATGCGGCAAAATCCCTGGGAATGGATGTGCAAGGATATGACCCATATATTTCTATAGATGCAGCATGGGGGTTATCTAGGTCAGTCCATAGAGCTTGCAGTCTTGATACTTTACTCTCTGAGTGTGATTACATTACAATTCATGTACCTTTAATGGATGCAACAAAATATATGCTTAATAAAGAAACTTTTGCTCTTATGAAAAGGGGAGTAAGACTCTTAAATTTCTCTAGAGGAGAATTGGTTAATAATGCTGATTTAAAAGAAGCTATTAAGGAAGGTATAGTATCTTGCTATGTTACGGATTTCCCATCAGAAGATTTGATAGACATAGAGAATATTATCACTATTCCTCACCTAGGAGCTTCCACTCCAGAATCTGAAGATAACTGCGCAATTATGGCGGCGAAACAGATGAAAAATTATCTAGAACATGGAAACATTAAAAATTCGGTTAATTTCCCAGATTGTGAAATGCCCCGATCAACTAATAATCGTACGGTTGTAGCCCATAAAAATGTTCCCAATATGGTAGGACAGGTGACTACTACCCTTGCAAATGCTGGGGTAAATATTATGGACATGATGAATAAGAGTAAAAAAGATTGGGCGTATACTATGATTGATTCTGATAAAAAGGTATCAGATGAAATTGTAGAAAAATTAAAAGCAATAAATGGAATTCTTTCTGTTAGAACATTATAA
- a CDS encoding DUF1189 domain-containing protein: MENEKTGFFSKILKSITDFKMYPLIIKESVGRAIGYLVLLSLIIGLLGCIKPIYLTNKVIDMAVKTFESEIPYFNLSNGELTVEDEMPMVFEQGSQIIIIDTTNQIDKGILNDYYQGFILYKNSMINKQGPQYQEIKYTDLGNLEFDRDSIKAFMPKLKYIIIPIIIVFVILGAVLGKLFSSLIVSILGLIVNAISKGNLKYDGIYKIGIYSLTLPSIIKLVIKQIPIRIPFFGMMFFFAYYAIIIIYIYKAIIEVKTESL; encoded by the coding sequence ATGGAAAATGAAAAAACAGGCTTTTTTTCGAAGATTTTAAAGAGTATAACTGACTTTAAAATGTATCCTTTAATAATTAAGGAATCTGTTGGAAGGGCTATAGGTTATTTGGTACTTCTTTCCCTAATTATTGGTCTACTAGGATGTATTAAACCTATTTACTTAACAAATAAAGTTATCGATATGGCTGTAAAAACCTTTGAATCAGAAATACCTTATTTCAATCTAAGCAATGGGGAATTAACCGTAGAGGATGAAATGCCTATGGTCTTTGAACAAGGCAGTCAGATTATAATAATTGATACTACAAATCAAATTGATAAAGGGATACTTAATGATTATTATCAAGGATTTATTCTGTACAAAAACAGTATGATTAACAAACAAGGGCCTCAATATCAGGAGATAAAGTATACAGATTTGGGGAATTTAGAATTTGATAGAGATTCTATAAAGGCTTTTATGCCTAAATTAAAGTATATAATCATTCCTATTATTATTGTTTTTGTAATACTAGGAGCTGTATTGGGGAAATTATTTAGTTCTCTTATAGTAAGCATATTAGGGCTTATAGTAAATGCAATAAGCAAAGGAAATCTTAAATATGATGGTATTTATAAGATAGGAATTTATTCCCTGACCCTACCTTCAATCATAAAACTAGTTATAAAACAAATCCCAATCCGTATACCATTCTTTGGGATGATGTTTTTCTTCGCTTATTATGCAATAATTATCATATATATCTATAAAGCAATCATAGAAGTAAAGACAGAAAGTCTTTAA
- the rsxC gene encoding electron transport complex subunit RsxC produces the protein MRLLTFKRGVHPPHGKHFTENKPIEYLLPKGNLVFPMIQHIGAPCEPLVKKGDRVLVGQKIGGATAFVSSPIHSSVSGTVKDVTPMPHPNGNKVLSVIVENDGLYEEHESIGPRGDYKNFTKEQILEIIKESGIVGMGGAGFPTHIKLSPPPEKHIDAIIINGAECEPYLTSDHRVMLEETDRVIEGLKIILQLFPGAKGYIGIENNKMDAVKALTKAAQGIGNIEIKLLKTKYPQGAEKQIIYAITGREVPSGGLPADVGCIVHNIDTTVAIQRAIVRGRPLMRRIVTVTGKAIKEPKNFKVRIGTTYRELIEAAGDFSLEPVKIISGGPMMGLALSSLDVPIVKGSSAILCLSKEEAELPEEQNCIRCGKCISVCPINLMPLLLNQYALNHEYDKFEKIHGMDCMECGTCTFACPSKRHLVQSVRTAKREILNNRRKNA, from the coding sequence ATGCGTTTGCTTACATTTAAAAGGGGCGTCCATCCTCCCCATGGGAAGCATTTTACGGAAAACAAACCTATAGAATATCTTCTTCCTAAGGGAAATTTGGTGTTTCCTATGATTCAACATATAGGTGCACCCTGTGAGCCTCTAGTTAAAAAAGGGGATAGGGTCTTGGTAGGACAAAAAATAGGGGGAGCTACGGCCTTTGTTTCATCGCCGATTCATAGTTCAGTATCGGGTACCGTTAAAGATGTTACTCCAATGCCTCATCCTAATGGAAATAAAGTATTATCGGTTATAGTAGAAAACGATGGCTTGTATGAAGAACATGAATCCATCGGTCCTAGGGGAGATTATAAAAATTTCACAAAGGAACAAATCCTTGAGATTATCAAAGAATCAGGTATTGTAGGTATGGGTGGGGCGGGGTTTCCTACCCACATTAAATTATCTCCACCACCAGAAAAACATATAGATGCTATTATTATTAACGGTGCAGAATGCGAGCCCTATCTAACTTCAGATCATAGGGTTATGCTAGAGGAGACTGATAGAGTAATAGAAGGTTTAAAAATCATTCTGCAGCTTTTTCCTGGAGCCAAGGGATATATTGGAATAGAAAATAATAAGATGGACGCAGTAAAAGCCCTTACAAAGGCAGCTCAAGGAATAGGAAATATAGAGATAAAACTCCTTAAAACCAAGTACCCACAGGGGGCAGAGAAACAAATAATATATGCTATTACAGGAAGAGAGGTACCCTCTGGGGGATTGCCGGCAGATGTTGGATGTATCGTTCATAATATAGATACCACCGTGGCAATCCAAAGGGCAATTGTCCGTGGGCGTCCTTTGATGAGAAGGATTGTAACTGTAACTGGAAAAGCTATAAAGGAACCTAAAAATTTCAAGGTTAGGATAGGGACTACATATAGGGAGCTTATAGAGGCAGCCGGTGATTTTTCCTTAGAACCTGTAAAGATAATATCTGGAGGTCCTATGATGGGATTAGCCCTCTCTTCATTGGATGTTCCGATAGTAAAAGGCTCTTCTGCGATTTTATGCTTATCCAAGGAAGAGGCTGAACTACCAGAAGAGCAAAATTGCATTCGGTGTGGTAAATGTATATCCGTTTGTCCAATCAATCTAATGCCTTTACTCCTCAATCAATATGCTTTAAATCATGAATATGATAAGTTTGAAAAAATACATGGAATGGATTGTATGGAATGTGGGACTTGTACTTTTGCATGTCCTTCCAAAAGGCATTTGGTTCAATCGGTTCGTACAGCAAAAAGAGAGATATTAAATAATAGGAGAAAAAACGCATAA
- the argF gene encoding ornithine carbamoyltransferase — MNLRGRSLLTLKDLTPAEIKYLLDLAEDLKRKKRMGIQGNLLKGKNIALIFEKPSTRTRCAFTIGCIDEGAHPEYLGKDDIQLGHKESVEDTARVLGRLFDGIQFRGFEQKTVEKLAKYSGVPVWNGLTDRYHPTQILADFLTVKEKFGYLKGIRFVYVGDGRNNMGNSLMIGASKMGMDFVIAAPKSLWPEELLIEECKDFAKESGGKITITEDVDFAVLGADVIYTDVWCSMGEEEKGKERIELLKPYQVNGTLMNKTKKEETLFMHCLPAVKGNEVTEEVFEGKASVVFDEAENRMHTIKAVMVATLA, encoded by the coding sequence ATGAACTTAAGAGGGAGAAGTCTTTTAACCCTAAAGGACCTTACCCCTGCAGAAATAAAATATTTATTAGATTTAGCAGAGGATTTAAAAAGAAAAAAACGAATGGGCATACAAGGAAATCTTTTAAAAGGTAAAAATATTGCCCTCATTTTTGAAAAGCCTTCTACACGAACAAGATGTGCTTTTACAATAGGTTGTATTGATGAAGGGGCCCATCCTGAATATTTAGGAAAAGATGATATTCAATTAGGCCATAAGGAATCTGTAGAAGATACGGCAAGGGTATTGGGTAGACTGTTTGATGGAATACAGTTTAGAGGATTTGAACAAAAAACTGTGGAAAAACTTGCAAAATACAGTGGAGTACCAGTTTGGAATGGTTTAACCGATAGGTATCATCCTACACAAATTCTTGCGGATTTTTTAACTGTTAAAGAGAAATTTGGATATTTAAAAGGAATTCGTTTTGTATATGTTGGAGATGGGAGAAATAATATGGGAAACAGTTTAATGATAGGCGCATCTAAAATGGGTATGGATTTTGTCATAGCCGCACCAAAAAGCCTATGGCCTGAAGAGTTGCTTATTGAAGAATGCAAAGACTTTGCAAAGGAATCTGGAGGTAAAATCACCATTACAGAAGATGTTGATTTTGCTGTATTAGGGGCCGATGTTATTTATACCGATGTTTGGTGTTCCATGGGTGAAGAAGAAAAGGGAAAGGAACGCATTGAGCTATTAAAGCCTTACCAAGTCAATGGGACATTGATGAATAAAACTAAAAAAGAAGAAACATTATTTATGCATTGTCTTCCAGCAGTTAAAGGTAATGAGGTAACTGAAGAAGTGTTTGAGGGAAAGGCTTCAGTAGTTTTTGATGAAGCGGAAAATAGAATGCACACCATTAAAGCGGTTATGGTTGCCACATTGGCTTAG